One region of Mycobacterium riyadhense genomic DNA includes:
- a CDS encoding MinD/ParA family ATP-binding protein: protein MKDRDEFLRDRVRPDQPDAPAAHPPAARSGDSQPAPPVPSAVRRARVAPPPPARGPLPPPRPPAKAPHPPQSLPPSPPVPRPTPAPPPPPPPPAAPVPPPDPWSDAVMVRQRPRTRPADRGWRRMVRVVTFGLISPGPSAAQRDAAQFEKAIRTVLHGNHKVGVLGKGGVGKTSVAASVGSILAELRQQDRIVAIDADTAFGRLNSRIDPRITGSFWELTADKNLQSFSDMTARVGRNSVGLYVLGGEPASGPHRVLDPAIYREAALRLDRHFAISVIDCGSTMDAAVTQEVLRDLDALIVVSSPWADGASAAAKTMEWLSDRGLTGLLQRSIVVLNDSDGHADKRTRSLLAREFVDHGQPVVEVPFDPHLRPGGVIDVVHEMAPATRLKFLQITATITGYFASEG, encoded by the coding sequence ATGAAAGACCGCGATGAATTCCTGCGGGACCGGGTGCGGCCCGACCAGCCCGACGCCCCTGCCGCTCACCCGCCTGCCGCGCGGTCGGGAGATTCCCAGCCGGCGCCGCCCGTTCCATCCGCCGTGCGGCGAGCACGTGTCGCTCCGCCTCCGCCAGCGCGAGGTCCGCTGCCGCCGCCGAGACCACCTGCGAAAGCCCCGCACCCACCGCAGTCCCTGCCGCCGTCCCCGCCGGTACCCCGGCCGACGCCGGCACCACCGCCACCACCGCCACCACCGGCCGCTCCGGTTCCCCCGCCCGACCCCTGGTCCGACGCGGTTATGGTGCGGCAACGCCCGCGGACACGACCCGCCGACCGGGGTTGGCGACGCATGGTCCGAGTGGTGACCTTCGGCCTGATCAGCCCCGGCCCATCGGCCGCGCAGCGCGACGCCGCGCAGTTCGAGAAGGCAATCCGAACCGTCCTGCACGGCAACCACAAGGTCGGCGTGCTCGGCAAGGGCGGCGTCGGGAAAACGTCTGTCGCAGCCAGCGTCGGATCAATCCTCGCCGAACTGCGTCAGCAGGACCGGATAGTCGCGATCGACGCCGACACCGCCTTCGGCCGGCTGAACAGTCGAATCGATCCGCGGATAACGGGCTCGTTCTGGGAACTGACCGCCGACAAGAACCTGCAGTCTTTTAGCGACATGACCGCCCGTGTTGGCCGGAATTCCGTCGGGCTGTATGTGCTTGGTGGTGAGCCGGCATCCGGTCCGCACCGGGTGCTCGATCCGGCGATCTATCGGGAAGCCGCCCTGCGGTTGGATCGCCATTTCGCGATCTCGGTCATTGACTGCGGCTCGACGATGGATGCCGCAGTAACCCAAGAGGTGCTGCGGGACCTGGACGCACTGATCGTGGTGTCCTCACCGTGGGCGGATGGGGCCTCGGCAGCCGCCAAGACCATGGAGTGGCTGTCGGATCGGGGCCTCACCGGTTTGTTGCAACGCAGCATCGTGGTACTCAACGATTCCGACGGACATGCCGACAAGCGCACCCGGTCGTTATTGGCTCGCGAATTCGTCGATCACGGCCAACCTGTGGTCGAGGTGCCCTTCGATCCCCACCTACGGCCCGGCGGTGTCATCGATGTGGTCCACGAAATGGCTCCCGCGACGCGGCTGAAGTTCTTGCAGATCACGGCGACGATCACGGGTTACTTCGCGTCAGAGGGCTGA
- a CDS encoding glutamate synthase subunit beta, which translates to MADPTGFLKYSRRELPKRRPVPLRLRDWNEVYEEFNEATLRQQATRCMDCGIPFCHHGCPLGNLIPEWNDLVRRGRWRDAIERLHATNNFPDFTGRLCPAPCEPACVLGINQDPVTIKQIELEIIDKAFDEGWVEPVRPHCETGKTVAVVGSGPAGLAAAQQLTRAGHKVTVFERDDRIGGLLRYGIPEFKMEKRILDRRLEQMRGEGTEFRTGVNVGVDITVDQLLAEFDAVVLAGGATAWRELPIPGRELDGIHQAMEYLPWANRVQEGDDVLGDDGEPPITAKGKRVVIIGGGDTGADCLGTAHRQGAANIHQFEIMPRPPDTRAESTPWPTYPLIYRVSAAHEEGGERVFSVNTEEFVGKDGRVSALKVHEVTMEDGKFVKVEDSDFELEADLVLLAMGFVGPEKPGLLTDLGVELTDRGNVARDDDFATSVPGVFVAGDMGRGQSLIVWAIAEGRAAAAGVDRYLMGSSALPAPIKPTAVPLR; encoded by the coding sequence ATGGCTGATCCAACCGGCTTCCTGAAATACAGCCGTCGCGAATTGCCGAAACGGCGCCCGGTGCCGTTGCGGCTGCGGGACTGGAACGAGGTCTACGAAGAGTTCAACGAGGCCACCTTGCGCCAACAGGCGACCCGCTGCATGGACTGCGGTATTCCGTTCTGCCACCACGGTTGTCCGCTAGGCAATCTGATCCCGGAGTGGAATGACCTGGTGCGCAGGGGCCGTTGGCGCGACGCGATCGAACGACTGCACGCCACCAACAACTTCCCCGACTTCACGGGCCGGCTGTGTCCGGCGCCGTGCGAGCCGGCGTGCGTGCTCGGCATCAACCAGGATCCGGTCACGATCAAACAGATCGAGCTGGAGATCATCGACAAGGCCTTCGACGAAGGCTGGGTGGAGCCGGTGCGGCCGCACTGCGAGACCGGAAAGACGGTCGCCGTTGTGGGTTCGGGCCCGGCGGGCCTGGCCGCCGCCCAGCAGCTCACTCGTGCCGGACACAAGGTCACCGTCTTTGAGCGCGATGACCGCATCGGCGGGCTGCTGCGCTACGGCATCCCCGAGTTCAAGATGGAAAAGCGCATCCTCGACCGACGGCTGGAGCAGATGCGCGGCGAGGGCACCGAATTCCGCACCGGCGTCAACGTCGGCGTCGACATCACCGTCGACCAACTGCTCGCGGAGTTCGACGCGGTGGTGTTGGCTGGCGGCGCCACCGCTTGGCGTGAGCTGCCGATACCGGGCCGCGAGCTGGACGGCATCCACCAGGCGATGGAGTACCTGCCGTGGGCTAACCGGGTACAGGAGGGCGATGACGTCCTTGGCGACGATGGCGAGCCGCCCATCACCGCCAAGGGCAAGAGGGTCGTGATTATCGGCGGTGGTGACACCGGGGCCGACTGCCTGGGTACCGCGCATCGCCAAGGCGCGGCGAACATCCACCAGTTCGAAATCATGCCGCGTCCACCGGATACGCGCGCGGAATCGACCCCATGGCCGACCTACCCGCTGATATATCGAGTGTCGGCGGCCCACGAAGAAGGCGGCGAGCGGGTCTTCTCGGTCAACACCGAGGAGTTCGTCGGCAAAGACGGGCGCGTGAGCGCGCTCAAGGTGCATGAAGTGACCATGGAGGACGGCAAGTTCGTCAAGGTTGAGGACTCTGACTTCGAGCTCGAAGCCGATCTGGTTTTGCTGGCGATGGGATTCGTCGGCCCGGAAAAGCCGGGGCTGCTCACCGACCTTGGGGTGGAGCTCACCGACCGCGGCAATGTAGCCCGCGACGACGACTTCGCCACCTCGGTCCCGGGTGTGTTCGTCGCCGGCGATATGGGCCGTGGCCAGTCATTGATCGTCTGGGCGATCGCCGAAGGCCGGGCCGCCGCGGCGGGGGTGGATCGGTATCTGATGGGCTCGAGCGCGCTGCCGGCCCCGATCAAGCCGACCGCGGTACCGCTGCGATAG
- the sigI gene encoding RNA polymerase sigma factor SigI translates to MNQSPSPSDQVVEAWRRHRPYLVNLGFQILGDVGDAEDVAQEAFLRLSRADPDRIDDVRGWLTVVTSRLCLDQVRSARARYENPGDPSDIEQEGQHPDPADRITLDDEIRAALLEVLRRLSPGERVAFVLHDVFAVPFDTIAETVGRPVGTCRQLARRARAKFTAAQPKLEEVAPAEHQLVTEKFITACANGDIAALTAVLDPTVWGVGTVLAEPSPPPQVNHGPDQVGSNLLRYLGPGVTLVSGPAGLPVVLAFAERRLFAVIVLTIRSGLVTKIEATADPSARVR, encoded by the coding sequence ATGAACCAGTCGCCGTCGCCGAGTGACCAGGTGGTCGAGGCCTGGCGCCGGCACCGCCCGTATCTGGTCAATCTCGGATTCCAAATACTGGGAGACGTCGGCGACGCCGAAGATGTTGCGCAAGAAGCGTTTCTGCGGCTGTCACGTGCCGACCCGGACCGGATCGACGACGTCCGCGGCTGGCTTACGGTGGTGACCAGCCGGCTCTGTCTCGATCAGGTGCGTTCGGCACGAGCCCGATATGAGAACCCGGGTGACCCGAGTGACATCGAACAAGAGGGCCAGCACCCCGACCCCGCCGACCGCATCACTCTCGACGACGAGATCCGGGCTGCGCTCCTGGAAGTCCTGCGCAGGCTGAGTCCTGGGGAACGGGTGGCGTTCGTGTTGCACGACGTGTTCGCGGTCCCGTTTGACACGATTGCCGAAACCGTCGGCCGCCCGGTTGGTACCTGCCGTCAGCTGGCGCGCCGCGCGCGGGCCAAGTTCACTGCGGCACAACCGAAGTTGGAGGAGGTCGCCCCCGCCGAGCACCAGCTTGTCACCGAGAAATTCATCACCGCATGCGCCAACGGCGATATTGCCGCGTTGACCGCAGTCCTGGATCCGACGGTCTGGGGGGTGGGTACCGTTCTCGCGGAGCCGTCACCGCCACCACAGGTCAACCATGGGCCAGACCAGGTCGGCTCAAACCTGCTGCGCTATCTGGGGCCGGGAGTGACGCTGGTCAGCGGTCCCGCCGGACTGCCGGTGGTGCTGGCGTTCGCCGAACGGCGGCTCTTCGCTGTCATCGTGTTGACGATCCGCAGTGGCCTCGTCACCAAGATCGAAGCGACGGCCGATCCGTCGGCGCGAGTGCGATGA
- a CDS encoding PHP domain-containing protein: protein MDPVIALRQIAYYKDRSRHDPRRVMAYRNAADIIERLDDAARERHGQANSWQSLPGIGPRTAKVIDQAWSGREPDLLIELRSAARDLGGGDIRAALRGDLHLHSNWSDGSAPIEEMMATAAALGHEYCALTDHSPRLTIANGLSADRLRKQLDEIEGLREKFAPMRILTGIEVDILDDGSLDQEPELLDRLDIVVASVHSKLSMESAAMTRRMVRAVSNGQADVLGHCTGRLVSGNRGIRPESKFDAEAVFTACRDHGTAVEINSRPERRDPPTRLLNLARDIGCVFSIDTDAHAPGQLDFLGYGAQRALDASIPVERIVNTWPADEVLEWASAG from the coding sequence GTGGACCCGGTAATCGCGCTGCGACAGATCGCGTACTACAAGGATCGGAGCCGTCACGATCCCAGACGGGTCATGGCGTATCGCAACGCCGCCGACATCATCGAAAGACTCGACGACGCCGCGCGGGAGCGGCACGGTCAGGCCAACAGCTGGCAGTCGCTACCGGGCATCGGGCCCAGGACCGCAAAGGTCATCGATCAGGCCTGGTCCGGCCGCGAGCCCGACCTCCTGATCGAATTGCGTTCGGCTGCTCGGGATCTCGGAGGCGGCGACATCCGGGCCGCGCTGCGCGGGGACCTGCACCTGCATTCGAACTGGTCGGACGGGTCAGCGCCGATCGAGGAGATGATGGCCACCGCCGCGGCGCTGGGCCATGAGTACTGCGCGTTGACCGACCATTCGCCGCGGCTGACGATCGCCAACGGACTGTCTGCGGACCGGTTGCGCAAACAGCTCGACGAGATCGAGGGGCTGCGCGAAAAGTTCGCGCCAATGCGCATTCTCACCGGCATCGAGGTGGACATTCTCGACGACGGCAGCCTGGACCAGGAGCCCGAGTTGCTGGACCGCCTCGACATCGTGGTCGCCAGCGTGCACTCGAAGTTGTCGATGGAGTCCGCCGCGATGACCCGCCGGATGGTGCGCGCCGTTTCCAATGGCCAGGCCGATGTGCTGGGACACTGTACCGGCCGGTTGGTTTCCGGAAACCGCGGCATCCGGCCCGAATCGAAGTTCGACGCCGAGGCGGTGTTCACCGCTTGTCGTGACCATGGCACCGCGGTGGAGATCAACTCCCGTCCCGAGCGCCGCGATCCGCCGACCCGCCTGCTGAACCTCGCCCGCGACATCGGCTGCGTGTTCAGCATCGACACCGACGCGCACGCGCCCGGTCAGCTGGATTTCCTGGGCTATGGCGCGCAGCGCGCGCTGGACGCGAGTATTCCGGTCGAGCGCATCGTCAACACCTGGCCTGCCGATGAGGTGTTGGAGTGGGCTTCGGCCGGGTAG
- a CDS encoding SRPBCC family protein — protein sequence MRYVREEIVKAPAARVWELLVDVAGWPNWTASMREIKRLDDGPFTVGSRSRVTQPKGRPTVWTVTNLEPMREFTWVAKQPGLSLEAVHRIDEAEDGVRTTLEFAASGPLAWLASLLMGSLIRSYVDMESAGLKRAAESG from the coding sequence GTGCGATATGTACGTGAGGAGATCGTCAAGGCGCCCGCGGCGCGGGTGTGGGAGCTGCTCGTCGACGTGGCGGGCTGGCCGAACTGGACAGCGTCGATGCGAGAGATCAAACGCCTGGATGACGGCCCGTTCACCGTAGGTAGCCGCTCTCGGGTGACCCAGCCGAAGGGACGACCGACGGTGTGGACGGTCACCAACCTCGAGCCGATGCGCGAATTCACTTGGGTGGCAAAGCAGCCGGGACTATCGCTGGAGGCTGTACACCGCATCGACGAGGCTGAGGATGGCGTGCGAACGACGCTTGAGTTCGCTGCGAGCGGGCCGTTGGCGTGGTTGGCAAGCCTGCTGATGGGGTCGCTGATCCGTTCCTATGTCGACATGGAAAGCGCGGGCCTGAAGCGAGCCGCCGAGTCGGGCTGA
- the gltB gene encoding glutamate synthase large subunit: protein MAPKRSGSQGLYNPAFEHDSCGVAMVVDMHGRRTRDIVDKAITALLNLEHRGAQGAEPRSGDGAGILIQVPDTFLRQVVDFELPAPGSYATGIAFLPQSSKDAAAACAAVEKIAEAEGLEVLGWRNVPIDDSSLGALSRDAMPTFRQVFLAGASGITLERRAYVVRKRAEHELGTKGPGQDGPGRETVYFPSLSGQTFVYKGMLTTPQLKAFYLDLQDERLTSALGIVHSRFSTNTFPSWPLAHPFRRIAHNGEINTVTGNENWMRAREALIRTDIFGSEADVEKLFPICTPGASDTARFDEALELLHLGGRSLAHAVLMMIPEAWERHESMDPARRAFYQYHASLMEPWDGPASMTFTDGTIVGAVLDRNGLRPSRIWVTVDGLVVMASEAGVLDLDPSTVVQRMRLQPGRMFLVDTTQGRIVSDEEIKAELAAEHPYQEWLDKGLVPIEKLPANKYVRMPHHRLVMRQQAFGYTYEELNLLVAPMVRTGAEPIGSMGTDTPIAVLSRRPRMLYDYFHQLFAQVTNPPLDAIREEVVTSLQGTTGGERDLLNPDENSCHQILLPQPVLRNYELAKLINLNPDDEVNGRPHGMRSKVIRCLYPVAEGGAGLAAAMDEVRAQASAAIADGARMIILSDRGSDERLAPIPSLLAVAGVHHHLVRDRTRTHVGLVVESGDAREVHHMAMLVGCGAAAVNPYLVFESIEDMLDRGLIDGIDRNTALQNYVKAAGKGVLKVMSKMGISTLASYTGAQLFQAVGVSEDVLDEYFTGLACPTGGITLDDIAADVAARHALAYLDRPDERAHRELEVGGEYQWRREGEYHLFNPETVFKLQHATRTGQYQIFKDYTRLVDDQSERMASLRGLLKFRAGVRPPVPLDEVEPASEIVKRFSTGAMSYGSISAEAHETLAIAMNRLGGRSNCGEGGEDVKRFDRDPNGDWRRSAIKQVASARFGVTSHYLTNCTDIQIKMAQGAKPGEGGQLPGHKVYPWVAEVRHSTPGVGLISPPPHHDIYSIEDLAQLIHDLKNANPSARVHVKLVSENGVGTVAAGVSKAHADVVLISGHDGGTGATPLTSMKHAGAPWELGLAETQQTLLLNGLRDRIVVQVDGQLKTGRDVMIATLLGAEEFGFATAPLVVAGCIMMRVCHLDTCPVGVATQNPVLRERFTGKPEFVENFFMFIAEEVREYMAQLGFRTLNEAVGQAGALDTTLARAHWKAHKLDLTPVLHEPESAFMNQDLYCSSRQDHGLDKALDQQLIVMSREALDSQKPVRFSTTIGNVNRTVGTMLGHEVTKAYGGQGLPDGTIDITFEGSAGNSFGAFVPRGITLRVYGDANDYVGKGLSGGRIVVRPSDNAPQDYVAEENIIGGNVILFGATSGEVFLRGVVGERFAVRNSGAHAVVEGVGDHGCEYMTGGRVVILGRTGRNFAAGMSGGVAYVYDPHGELPANLNTEMVEVEALDDDDVEFLHGFIQAHVDATDSAVGQRILADWTGQQRHFVKVMPRDYKRVLQAIAEAERDGVDVDKAIMAAAHG, encoded by the coding sequence ATGGCGCCCAAGCGCTCGGGCTCCCAAGGGCTGTACAACCCCGCATTTGAACACGATTCGTGCGGGGTCGCCATGGTCGTCGACATGCACGGTCGGCGTACCCGCGACATTGTGGATAAGGCGATCACCGCGCTGCTCAACCTTGAACATCGCGGCGCTCAGGGTGCCGAGCCGCGCAGCGGTGACGGCGCAGGCATCCTGATTCAAGTCCCGGATACGTTCCTTCGGCAGGTCGTGGACTTCGAGCTGCCCGCCCCGGGCAGCTACGCCACCGGTATCGCCTTCTTGCCGCAGTCGTCCAAGGACGCCGCGGCGGCCTGCGCCGCGGTCGAGAAGATCGCCGAAGCCGAGGGCCTGGAGGTGCTGGGTTGGCGGAACGTGCCCATCGACGACTCGTCGCTGGGCGCACTGTCTCGCGACGCGATGCCCACGTTCCGCCAGGTGTTCCTGGCAGGGGCGTCCGGCATCACGCTGGAACGGCGTGCCTACGTGGTTCGCAAGCGCGCGGAGCATGAGCTCGGCACCAAGGGCCCGGGACAGGACGGCCCCGGACGCGAAACCGTGTACTTCCCGAGCCTGTCCGGCCAGACGTTCGTCTACAAGGGCATGCTGACCACCCCGCAGCTCAAGGCGTTCTACCTCGACCTGCAGGACGAGCGGCTGACCAGCGCCCTAGGCATTGTGCATTCCCGGTTCTCCACGAACACGTTCCCGTCGTGGCCGCTCGCACACCCTTTCCGGCGCATTGCCCACAACGGTGAGATCAACACCGTCACCGGCAACGAGAACTGGATGCGGGCCCGTGAGGCGTTGATCAGGACCGACATCTTCGGGTCGGAAGCCGATGTCGAGAAGCTGTTCCCGATCTGCACCCCGGGCGCATCCGACACCGCGCGCTTCGACGAGGCGCTCGAGCTGCTGCACCTGGGCGGACGCAGCCTGGCCCACGCGGTGCTGATGATGATCCCGGAGGCCTGGGAACGTCATGAGTCGATGGACCCCGCGCGGCGGGCGTTTTACCAGTACCACGCATCCTTGATGGAGCCCTGGGACGGCCCGGCGTCGATGACGTTTACCGACGGCACCATCGTGGGCGCGGTGCTCGACCGCAACGGTCTGCGCCCGTCCCGCATCTGGGTCACCGTCGACGGGCTGGTCGTCATGGCCTCCGAGGCCGGCGTGCTGGACCTGGATCCGTCCACGGTGGTTCAGCGGATGCGGCTGCAGCCCGGCCGCATGTTCCTGGTGGACACGACCCAAGGCCGCATCGTCTCCGACGAGGAGATCAAGGCGGAGCTGGCCGCCGAGCACCCCTATCAGGAATGGCTCGACAAGGGCCTGGTGCCCATCGAGAAGCTGCCGGCGAACAAATACGTGCGCATGCCCCACCACCGACTCGTCATGCGACAGCAGGCATTCGGGTACACCTATGAGGAACTCAATCTGCTGGTGGCACCGATGGTCCGCACCGGCGCCGAACCGATCGGATCGATGGGCACCGATACCCCGATCGCGGTGCTGTCGCGGCGCCCCCGGATGCTGTACGACTACTTCCACCAGTTGTTCGCTCAGGTGACCAACCCGCCGCTGGACGCGATCCGTGAGGAGGTGGTGACCAGCCTGCAGGGCACCACCGGCGGCGAGCGTGACCTGCTCAACCCTGACGAGAACTCCTGCCACCAGATCCTGCTGCCCCAGCCGGTGCTGCGAAACTATGAGCTGGCCAAGCTGATCAACCTCAACCCCGACGACGAGGTCAACGGACGCCCGCATGGCATGCGGTCCAAGGTGATTCGCTGCCTGTACCCGGTCGCCGAAGGCGGCGCCGGCCTAGCCGCCGCGATGGACGAGGTGCGTGCGCAGGCGTCGGCGGCGATCGCTGACGGCGCCCGGATGATCATTTTGTCCGACCGCGGTTCCGACGAGCGGCTGGCTCCGATTCCGTCACTGCTGGCCGTCGCGGGGGTTCACCACCATTTGGTGCGCGATCGGACCCGCACCCATGTGGGCCTGGTGGTCGAATCCGGCGATGCCCGCGAGGTCCACCACATGGCGATGCTGGTCGGCTGTGGGGCCGCCGCGGTCAACCCTTACCTGGTGTTCGAGTCGATCGAAGACATGCTCGACCGGGGACTCATCGATGGTATTGATCGCAACACGGCGTTGCAGAACTACGTCAAGGCTGCAGGCAAGGGCGTGCTGAAAGTCATGTCCAAGATGGGCATTTCGACGCTGGCGTCCTACACCGGCGCGCAGCTGTTCCAGGCGGTCGGTGTCTCCGAGGACGTTCTCGACGAGTACTTCACCGGATTGGCTTGTCCCACCGGCGGAATCACGCTCGACGACATCGCCGCAGACGTCGCCGCCCGGCACGCGCTGGCTTACCTGGACCGGCCCGACGAACGCGCGCACCGTGAGCTCGAAGTGGGTGGGGAATACCAGTGGCGCCGCGAGGGCGAATACCACCTGTTCAACCCGGAGACCGTGTTCAAGCTCCAACACGCCACGCGCACGGGCCAATACCAGATCTTCAAGGACTACACCCGTCTGGTCGACGACCAGAGCGAGCGGATGGCGTCCCTGCGCGGGCTGCTGAAGTTCCGCGCGGGTGTGCGTCCGCCGGTCCCGCTGGATGAGGTCGAGCCCGCCAGCGAGATCGTCAAGCGGTTCTCGACGGGTGCGATGAGCTACGGCTCGATCTCCGCCGAAGCGCACGAGACGCTGGCGATTGCGATGAACCGGCTGGGCGGCCGGTCCAACTGCGGTGAAGGCGGCGAAGATGTCAAGCGATTTGACCGCGACCCCAATGGGGATTGGCGCCGTAGCGCGATCAAGCAGGTCGCCTCGGCGCGGTTCGGGGTCACCTCGCACTACCTGACCAACTGCACCGACATCCAGATCAAGATGGCCCAGGGAGCGAAACCCGGTGAGGGCGGCCAACTTCCGGGGCACAAGGTGTACCCGTGGGTCGCCGAAGTCCGGCACTCCACACCCGGCGTCGGCCTGATTTCGCCGCCGCCGCACCACGACATCTACTCGATTGAGGACCTGGCGCAGCTAATCCACGATCTCAAGAACGCCAACCCATCCGCGCGGGTGCACGTCAAGCTCGTCTCCGAGAACGGCGTGGGGACGGTTGCCGCGGGTGTTTCCAAGGCGCACGCCGATGTGGTCCTGATTTCGGGCCACGACGGTGGCACCGGCGCCACCCCGCTGACATCGATGAAGCATGCCGGCGCGCCATGGGAGCTGGGCCTGGCCGAAACGCAGCAGACGTTGCTGCTCAATGGGTTACGCGATCGGATCGTGGTTCAGGTGGACGGCCAGCTCAAGACCGGCCGCGACGTGATGATCGCGACGCTGCTCGGCGCCGAGGAGTTCGGCTTCGCCACCGCCCCGCTGGTGGTCGCCGGCTGCATCATGATGCGGGTTTGTCACCTGGACACCTGCCCGGTCGGTGTGGCCACCCAGAACCCGGTGCTGCGCGAACGATTCACCGGCAAGCCCGAGTTCGTGGAGAACTTTTTCATGTTCATTGCCGAAGAAGTGCGGGAGTACATGGCGCAGTTGGGCTTCCGGACACTCAACGAGGCCGTCGGCCAAGCCGGGGCGCTGGACACCACGCTGGCGCGGGCTCACTGGAAGGCGCACAAGCTGGATCTGACGCCGGTGCTGCATGAGCCGGAGTCGGCGTTCATGAACCAGGATCTGTATTGCAGCTCGCGCCAGGACCACGGCCTGGACAAGGCGCTCGATCAGCAGTTGATCGTGATGAGCAGAGAGGCATTGGATTCGCAGAAGCCAGTGCGTTTTTCCACGACTATCGGCAATGTCAACCGCACCGTGGGCACCATGCTGGGCCACGAGGTAACCAAAGCCTATGGCGGCCAAGGCCTGCCGGACGGCACCATCGATATCACGTTCGAAGGATCGGCGGGTAACAGCTTTGGCGCCTTTGTGCCGCGGGGGATTACGTTGCGTGTCTACGGTGATGCGAACGACTACGTTGGCAAGGGCCTGTCCGGTGGTCGGATTGTGGTGCGGCCGTCGGACAATGCGCCGCAGGACTATGTTGCCGAGGAAAACATCATCGGCGGCAACGTGATTCTGTTCGGCGCTACCAGTGGAGAGGTCTTCCTACGCGGTGTCGTGGGGGAGCGGTTCGCGGTCCGCAACTCCGGCGCACACGCGGTGGTCGAAGGCGTGGGCGATCACGGTTGTGAATACATGACCGGAGGCCGGGTGGTCATCCTGGGCCGCACCGGACGCAACTTCGCCGCCGGCATGTCGGGCGGTGTCGCCTACGTTTACGACCCGCACGGTGAACTTCCGGCCAACCTCAATACCGAGATGGTCGAGGTCGAGGCACTCGATGATGACGATGTGGAGTTCCTACACGGCTTCATCCAGGCACACGTCGATGCCACCGATTCCGCTGTGGGGCAGCGGATCCTGGCCGACTGGACCGGGCAGCAACGGCACTTTGTGAAGGTGATGCCCCGCGATTACAAGCGGGTGCTGCAGGCGATCGCGGAAGCCGAACGTGACGGCGTTGACGTTGACAAGGCGATCATGGCGGCGGCGCATGGCTGA
- a CDS encoding LLM class F420-dependent oxidoreductase yields MRFAFKTSPQHTTWADMLAVWKAADDIEVFESGWTFDHFYPIFSDSTGPCLEGWTTLTALAQATTRLRLGTLVTGIHYRHPAVLANMAAALDIVSNGRLELGIGAGWNEEESGAYGIELGSLKQRFDRFEEACQVLTSLLSQQITDFDGKYYQLKGARNEPKGPQRPHPPICIGGSGEKRTLRITARYAQHWNFAGGPPEEFARKRDVLAAHCADIGRDPNQITLSAHLRLGEDRNYTKLVEDAAGLAAEGLDLGIVYITPPHDPAVLEPLARTIEKSGLCQITT; encoded by the coding sequence ATGCGATTCGCGTTCAAAACCTCACCGCAACACACCACTTGGGCCGACATGCTGGCCGTCTGGAAGGCGGCCGACGACATCGAGGTCTTCGAGTCCGGGTGGACGTTCGACCACTTTTATCCGATCTTCAGCGACTCCACCGGGCCGTGCCTGGAGGGTTGGACAACTCTTACGGCATTGGCCCAGGCCACCACCCGGTTGCGGCTGGGCACGCTCGTCACAGGGATTCATTACCGCCATCCGGCGGTGTTGGCCAACATGGCAGCCGCGCTCGACATCGTCTCCAACGGCCGGCTCGAGCTCGGGATCGGCGCGGGCTGGAACGAGGAAGAATCCGGTGCCTACGGAATCGAGCTGGGCAGCCTTAAGCAACGCTTTGATCGGTTCGAGGAAGCCTGTCAGGTACTGACCAGCCTGCTCAGCCAGCAGATCACCGACTTTGACGGGAAGTACTACCAGCTCAAGGGCGCTCGCAACGAGCCGAAGGGTCCGCAGCGCCCGCACCCGCCGATCTGCATTGGCGGCAGCGGGGAGAAGCGCACGCTACGAATTACAGCTCGCTACGCGCAACATTGGAACTTCGCCGGCGGTCCGCCCGAGGAGTTCGCACGCAAGCGCGACGTCCTGGCGGCGCATTGTGCCGACATCGGACGCGACCCGAACCAGATCACCCTGTCGGCCCATCTGCGCCTCGGCGAGGACCGCAACTACACGAAGCTTGTCGAAGATGCGGCGGGACTGGCCGCCGAAGGATTAGACCTGGGAATCGTCTACATCACCCCGCCACACGACCCCGCCGTCCTAGAACCGCTGGCCAGGACCATCGAGAAATCGGGACTCTGCCAGATAACAACTTGA